The genomic segment TCGGCGTAAACTTCGGCAGCTCCCACGGAACCATCGATGCAACCGGCGCCGTGAGCGTGCCGGTGTTCAAGGAATTCGGGCTGCGCGGCGAGGCCGAGCAGGCCCAGGCCCAGTTGGATACGCAACGGGCGCACCAAAGCGACGCCAGCGCGCAGGTCGATGCCGACGTCCGCGATGCTCTGCTCGATATCCAGGCTGCCCAGCGGCAGGTGGAAGTGGCCCGGTCCAGCGTAGATCTGGCCAATGAGGCCCTGAGCCAGGCCCAACAGCGTTATGTGGCAGGAGTGGACAACAATCTGGCTGTGACTCAGGCGCAGCAAAGCGTGGCCCAGGCCAACGATCAGCTTGTGAGCAGTCTCTATCGGCACAACATTGCCAAGCTGAGCCTGGCGCGTTCGCTGGGTGCGGCCGAGAACTACAAGAGTTATTTGGGAGGGAAGTAGACGTGGCGGAAACAACGACAACGCCCGCTTCAACAGAGCAGGAAACAGAGATCGTCCAGCCGCGGTCGCGGCGCAGGGGCATCATCATTATCGTGGTCGCGATTATCGCGGTCGCTGCTCTGGCGTTCTGGTGGCATTCCACTTTTTATGAGGACACGGACGACGCCCAGGTCAGCGGGCACCTCATCCAGGTCAGCTCGCGTATTCAGGGCCAGGTTCTGCACGTCGACGTGGCGGAGAATCAGGTCGTCAAGAAGGGCGACCCCATCGCCGAACTCGATCCGCGCGACTACCAGGTCGCCGTCGAAAACGCGAAGGCCGCGCTGGCCAGCGCCCAGGCCGCAGCGCAGGCTGCGAACGTCGCCGTTCCTCTCACCACCATCAACACCGGAAGCAATCTGACCTCGGCCAACGCCCAGTTGTCCGGCAGCCACGCGCAGGTGCAGCAGGCCCAGGGACAGCTCCAGGCGGCCCAGGCCCGTGTAACCCAGGCGCAGGCCAACGCCACCAAGGCGCAGAACGATCTCGAACGCTACAAACCGCTGGTTGAGAAGGACGTCATCAGCAAGCAGCAGTTCGATGCCGCCGTTGCTGCAAACGCGGCAGCGCAAGCTGCCGTCGCGGACGCCACCGCCAGCGCGGCAGCGGCCGCCGATGCGGTGCGCGTGGCTCGCCAGCAGGAAGCCGCGTCCGAGGCCAGTGTGAAATACGCCCAGACCGGCCCGCAGCAGATTGCGGCGCAGAACGCGCACGCCCGCCAGGCTGCAGCACAGGTGCAGCAGGCCCAGGCGCAGTTGGACCAGGCGGAACTGAACCTCAGCTACACCAAGATCGTGGCTCCCGACGATGGCATCATCACCCGCAAGAGCGTCGAAGTGAACCAGAACGTCTCCAGCGGGCAGAACTTGCTCACGCTGGTCAGCCTGAGCGACATCTGGGTGACGGCCAACTTCAAAGAAACCCAGCTCAAGCACATGGGGCCCAACCAGCCCGTGGAGATCAGCGTCGACGCGACCGGCAAGAGCTATCCCGCGCACGTCACCCAGATCGGCGGCGCAACCGGTTCGGTCCTGAGCCTCTTCCCGCCTGAGAACGCCACCGGCAACTACGTCAAGGTGGTGCAGCGCGTCCCGGTCCGCATCGACTTCGACGACCTCAAGCGCGATGACCCCAACCACCAGCTCCGCCCCGGCCTCAGCGTCGAACCCAAGGTCCGGGTGAAGCAATAACAACCTCTGAAGGCATGTAGGGCCGGCCAAGCGCCGGCCCTCTTGTTTTGTAACAAGCGCGAAACGCACGACTTCACAGGCTGCTGAAGAATGCCATTCGGAACGGGTCTTGTATCAGGGGCTGCCTTCAGGCAGCCCGCATGCCGCTTTCCTGGTTGACCTGGGGCTTTAGCCCCCGAGGGATGCGTTTCAATCGCTGCGCTGCAATGAGGCCCATGATCATGCGAAAGGGCACGACCTTAATCGTGCCGAAATCAGGTTCTTCCGTATCACCTCACACTGTGATCCCCGGCACAGCGCCGCCGCCCGTTTTGCCGCACACTCAATTCACGAGGAGAGTTGTTGCTCTCTTCTGTACTATGAACTTCCGAGCAATACGACCTTGGTTCTGTTAACCAAAAAAATAACAGATAAAATCTTCTTTTTAACTGGAGTGACTCCGGATAAATAAGTAAACGATTTAAATGCATAATCTTAACAAACGGTATCAAAGTAACCATTTTCGCCCGTAACCCGAATAAAATACGAAATTAAGGCGAAAACTGGCGATCCATCCTCATCCCGATGTTTACTTTAAAATAAACAGTCTGCCCCCTCAACGATGCCCCGTCGTCGCTGAAGCCTCCGCCCAATAACTCGTCCGCGCCGTCACTTCCAATCCTGAATATCCAGGCAGACTCAGCCGCAGCGTATGCAGTCCCGCCCGCGGCGATTGCGGATGGAAGCTCAGCGCATACCGGTTCGGCAGCCGATTGCTGATCGCCGCCAGATCCCGCTCCAGGCTCTTTTCGTTGCCCAATTTGAAATACTCGCCGCCGGTCAGCCGTGCCACCGTCGCCGGCACATTCTTCTGCAGGCTGTCACCCGTAGCTATCGCCGCCATCTTGGCAAACGTCAGCGGCGGCAGAAGCTGCCCCATGCAGTCGTAGAACTGCGACCACCGGCTGAGCGGCGCATCTGGATCGGGATTCGGGTCCTTGCCCATGCACCCGTTCGGCGGATTGGGATGGTGGTTCTCCAGGCTCAGAATCCCCGACGGCCTGCCGCTCGGCTGCGTCGGCAACTGCCGCGCCGCATAGTGCGACGCCTCCGACTTCGCCGTGGAGAACCCGATGCTGTAGATGGTCGTGTTCGACTCGGTGATTGCCCGCACAGCCTGCTCAATCGTCGTTTGGCTGCCGCGATCGAGTGTCTCGCTGATCAGCAGAATCGCGCGCCGGTAACTCGGCGGCTCAACCCGCAGCAAGTTCACGGCGTAAGCGAGCGAGTCGAGAATCGCGGCGCCGTTGTCACCCAGCGGCACATCGTGAATGGCAGTGGGCCACGCGCAATTGTCGAAATGATGCTGCCGACCGCACCCGGGACGCAACCCGCGCAGCGCCCGTGCCGCCTGGTCCACATCGCTTGTAAAGGGTTGCAGCAGGTCCGGTTCGCTATCGAAGGTCACCACCGCCACTCGCCGCTGCTGCACCCCGCCAACGATAGATCCGAGCATTGGCCCAAGCGGCGGCGCCAACGTGTCATATTTCTCGAACTGCCGCGCTCCAGCGCCGCCGACCTCGAGTACCACCACCAGTGCCAGTGGCTCGCTGCCTCCATCTGCATCCAGCGTCAGCTTCTGCGGCACGCCATCATCGGTCAGCCGAAAATCCTCCGGCTTCAGCGTATAAACAATCGCACCATTCTTATCCCGCACCAGCGTCGGAACAAGCACGACAGTAGTCTGCGTCGTGAAGATGGAGCCTTGTTGATCGGCCGTCTCCTGCGCGCGCAACACGCCAGGCGCGAAAAGAGCGCAGAGCGCAACGGCGGACAGAAGGGTTCGGCTGTTCATGCGGCCCCGGCGGAGTCTCCCGACCTCACAGCTTAGACGAGCAGGAGCCGAGCCCGTCGTCTTTCAAACCGCGGGCTCGGATTAGACTATTCCCAACAGATACATGCGCGATTCGATACACGTCTCGAAGGAAAACTATCTCAAGGCCATTCTCGAGGCCGAGGCCGAAGGCCGCCAGGTCATCCCAGCCACGTTGGCCCACTGGCTCGAGGTGTCGCCGCCCGCCGTAACCATGGCCCTGCGCCGCCTCAAACGCGACGGTTACGTCCTGGTCGGCGACGACGGCATCGTCCGCCTCACCGAAAAAGGCCGCGAGACCGCCTATCAGACCGCCCTGCGCCACCACCTCATCGAGCGCATGCTGAGCGAGATCTTCGGCATGGAGTGGTACGAGATTCACGAAGAAGCCGAGCGCCTGGAGCATGCCGTCTCGCCCGCCTTCGAGGCCAAGCTGAAAGAGAAGCTCGGCGAGGGAGCCTGTCCCCACGGCAACGCCGTGCTGCCCCTCGACCCCGCGACGAGAAAGCTTCAAGGCGAAGTGCCTCTATCTGAGGCCCCCGAGGGCAAGCAGTACCGAGTAGTCAGCCTGCAGGAACGCGACCCGCTGCTCCTTCGCTTTCTGCATCGAAATGGAATTGGCCCCGGGCAAACCCTCCGCGTCCTCAGCCAGAACTATGACCAAACCGTCTCAATCGAGCTGGATAACGGAAACTCCATCCTCGGAAGGCCGGCCGCCGAAGCGGTCTGGCTCCGCCCCGGCGGGACAAATAAGTCAGAATAATCACTCGATATTAACTATGATTAACTAACCTGTGCCATACTGCATTTAGCAAGGTCTGGGTCCCTTCTCCTTCCTATGGCCACCGACATTAATCGAGATCTAGTGGTGACCGAACCCTCTTTGCCCGAGGTGAACGCCAGCGTGCGCATCTCCGGCTCGCCCTTCTACTGGCGTCGACTGCTGGGCTTTATCGGACCCGGCTTCCTGATCTCAGTCGGGTACATGGATCCCGGCAACTGGGCAACCGACATCGCGGGCGGCTCGCAGTTCGGCTACACCCTGCTCTTCGTCATCATGCTCTCCAATCTGATGGCGATCCTGCTGCAAAGCCTGAGCCTCAAACTAGGAGTCGCGACCGAGCGCGATCTGGCGCAGCTCTGCCGCGAATCGACCGGCCGGGTCGGTGGCGCGGTGCTATGGTTGATGGCCGAGATCGCGATTGCGGCCTGCGACATGGCCGAGGTGATCGGTTCGGCAATCGCGCTGAACCTGCTCTTCCACATTCCGCTCTTTTGGGGAGTGCTGATCACCGGCCTGGACGTGCTGCTGATCCTCCTGTTGCAGCGCTGGGGCTTCCGCGCCGTCGAGGCCATCGTGATCGTGCTCATCGGGACGATCCTGGCGCTGTTCATCGTTCAAACGGTGCTTTCCCGCCCGGAATACGGAACCGCGCTGGGGAGCCTCTTCATCCCGTCGCCGATCATCCTGACAGACCGAAAAGTCCTGTTCATCGCCATAGGCATGCTGGGCGCAACGGTGATGCCCCACAACCTCTACCTGCATTCCTCCATCGTGCAGAGCCGGCGCTACAAGCGGACGCCGGAAGGCAAGCGAGAAGCCATCAAATTCGCCAATCTTGACTCCGCGCTCGCCCTGACGCTGGCCCTCTTTGTAAATGCCGCCATCCTCATAGTCGCTGCGGCGGTGTTTCATCGCACTGGACACTTCGAGGTAGGAGCCATCGAAGACGCCTACAAGCTGCTGAGCCCGCTGGTGGGTGCCACGTTTGCCAGCACGCTGTTCGCGGTCGCCCTCCTGGCCTCTGGACAGAACTCGTCCATCACGGGCACCCTCGCCGGCCAGGTGGTAATGGAAGGCTTCGTGCACATGAAGCTCGCCCCCTGGCTGCGTCGCCTGATCACGCGTGCGATCGCCATCGTTCCCACCATCGTGGTGGTCGCGTTTTATGGCGAGCACGGCACAGAGAAGCTGCTGCTGCTGAGCCAGGTCATCTTGTCGCTCCAGCTTAGTTTTGCCGTAATCCCGCTGGTGATATTCACCAGCAGCCGAAAGCACATGGGCGAGTTCGTCAATGCGCCGTGGCAGAAGGGCTTGGCCTGGGTGGTCGCCTCGGTAATCGTGGGGCTTAACGGATGGTTTCTGGTGCTGATGGCGAAGTAGAAACTGCGAACTGTGAACTAAGAACTGCTCTCGTGACCGCAATCACAGTAAACCCTGCCCGCAGTCCGGCATACTAACGCTCTGCCGCCCAACTGCAGGCGAAGGAAACGTGTGCCCCAAATCAGCCCATCCCGTCTGCGCACTCCCACCGGCATCTCCATCGGTCGGTCACTCGGCCACCCCCTACCCCCCTCCTCCTCTACCAGAGCGACCCGTCCCGGCCACAGCCCAAGGGTGCCCCATATCTCCGGACAGCCCCACAGTCCGGAGATGTGGGAGGCCACGAATCCAAATCAGCGACGACGGTACCCCCACCCCTCCCGCGGGGCCGGCAACACAGCATTCGCTCCTCCCGCCCCCAGCGGTTCGGCCGCCCAAAAGGTGCAGAGGGTTACTGGAGGATTAACCCACCCCCCTCCCCCTCAGAGCCGCGTCGCGGGCTGCAACCCATCCCACCCCCCTCCCCCTCTCGGGCACTAACTAGTTGAAAATAGAGAATCGGAGTTCAAGGGTCCAAATTAAAGGAACCAAGCTTCCCGCCAGACCGGACTCAAGTCAATCATGCTCGCGTTTTATAAGTTGGTTAACACCGGCTTCACACTACCCGCCCGAAGCCACCCTCCTGAAAAGCCCTCACCCTGCGTGACCCCCCACCACTTCTCTATTCCTTTACAATCAATACAGATATGATCCGATTTTCAAGTGCCGGGGAGTCGCACGGCGAGGCTCTGATCTCATTGATCGAGGGCCTCCCCGCGGGCGTGCCGGTCGATCTCGAATTTGTGAACCGCGAACTGTGGCGTCGCCAGCAAGGCTACGGCCGCGGCGGTCGCATGAAGATCGAAACCGACAAGGCCCATGTGCTCTCGGGCGTGCGCCACGGCAAGACCATCGGATCGCCGGTGGCGATCGAGATCGTGAATCGCGACTGGAAGAACTGGGAAGAAAAGCTGCCCGTCGAAGCCGGCGATCCCGCCAAGCACCAGGTCGTTGCATCGCCGCGTCCCGGCCATGCCGACCTGGCCGGTGCGCTCAAGTACAACTTTCCCGATGCTCGCTACGTGCTAGAGCGGGCCTCCGCCCGCGAGTCCACCTCGCGCGTAGCAGCCGGCGCCTTCGCCAAGCTCATGCTGCGCGAACTGGGCATTGAGATTCTGAGCCACGTCATCCGCGTGGGTCACGCGGAACTGCAGCGCACGGCCACCTGGGACGAAATCGTCGCCGTGAACGCGAAGGACGAAGTTCTCCTCGGCTGCGTCGATCCCGAGACCGAAGCGCGCATGAAGGAAGAGGTGGAGCAGGTATCACGCACCGGAGACACCGTAGGCGGCGTCTTCGAGGTGGTGGTGCACGGGGCGCCCGCCGGCCTGGGCACCTATGCGCAATGGGACGAGCGCCTGGATGGGCTGCTGGCCTGGAGCGTGATGAGCCTGCAGGCGGTGAAGGCCGTCGAGATTGGCCGCGGTGTTACGGCAGCCGAATCATTCGGCTCGCAGGTACATGATGCGATCCACTACGCGCAGGAGAGCAACGGCCGTCCAACGCGTTTCATCCGCGAGCAGAACAACGCTGGCGGCATCGAGGGCGGCGTTTCGAACGGCGAAGACATCGTGGTGCGCGG from the Occallatibacter riparius genome contains:
- a CDS encoding HlyD family secretion protein; its protein translation is MAETTTTPASTEQETEIVQPRSRRRGIIIIVVAIIAVAALAFWWHSTFYEDTDDAQVSGHLIQVSSRIQGQVLHVDVAENQVVKKGDPIAELDPRDYQVAVENAKAALASAQAAAQAANVAVPLTTINTGSNLTSANAQLSGSHAQVQQAQGQLQAAQARVTQAQANATKAQNDLERYKPLVEKDVISKQQFDAAVAANAAAQAAVADATASAAAAADAVRVARQQEAASEASVKYAQTGPQQIAAQNAHARQAAAQVQQAQAQLDQAELNLSYTKIVAPDDGIITRKSVEVNQNVSSGQNLLTLVSLSDIWVTANFKETQLKHMGPNQPVEISVDATGKSYPAHVTQIGGATGSVLSLFPPENATGNYVKVVQRVPVRIDFDDLKRDDPNHQLRPGLSVEPKVRVKQ
- a CDS encoding VWA domain-containing protein translates to MNSRTLLSAVALCALFAPGVLRAQETADQQGSIFTTQTTVVLVPTLVRDKNGAIVYTLKPEDFRLTDDGVPQKLTLDADGGSEPLALVVVLEVGGAGARQFEKYDTLAPPLGPMLGSIVGGVQQRRVAVVTFDSEPDLLQPFTSDVDQAARALRGLRPGCGRQHHFDNCAWPTAIHDVPLGDNGAAILDSLAYAVNLLRVEPPSYRRAILLISETLDRGSQTTIEQAVRAITESNTTIYSIGFSTAKSEASHYAARQLPTQPSGRPSGILSLENHHPNPPNGCMGKDPNPDPDAPLSRWSQFYDCMGQLLPPLTFAKMAAIATGDSLQKNVPATVARLTGGEYFKLGNEKSLERDLAAISNRLPNRYALSFHPQSPRAGLHTLRLSLPGYSGLEVTARTSYWAEASATTGHR
- a CDS encoding metal-dependent transcriptional regulator, which encodes MRDSIHVSKENYLKAILEAEAEGRQVIPATLAHWLEVSPPAVTMALRRLKRDGYVLVGDDGIVRLTEKGRETAYQTALRHHLIERMLSEIFGMEWYEIHEEAERLEHAVSPAFEAKLKEKLGEGACPHGNAVLPLDPATRKLQGEVPLSEAPEGKQYRVVSLQERDPLLLRFLHRNGIGPGQTLRVLSQNYDQTVSIELDNGNSILGRPAAEAVWLRPGGTNKSE
- a CDS encoding Nramp family divalent metal transporter, producing the protein MATDINRDLVVTEPSLPEVNASVRISGSPFYWRRLLGFIGPGFLISVGYMDPGNWATDIAGGSQFGYTLLFVIMLSNLMAILLQSLSLKLGVATERDLAQLCRESTGRVGGAVLWLMAEIAIAACDMAEVIGSAIALNLLFHIPLFWGVLITGLDVLLILLLQRWGFRAVEAIVIVLIGTILALFIVQTVLSRPEYGTALGSLFIPSPIILTDRKVLFIAIGMLGATVMPHNLYLHSSIVQSRRYKRTPEGKREAIKFANLDSALALTLALFVNAAILIVAAAVFHRTGHFEVGAIEDAYKLLSPLVGATFASTLFAVALLASGQNSSITGTLAGQVVMEGFVHMKLAPWLRRLITRAIAIVPTIVVVAFYGEHGTEKLLLLSQVILSLQLSFAVIPLVIFTSSRKHMGEFVNAPWQKGLAWVVASVIVGLNGWFLVLMAK
- the aroC gene encoding chorismate synthase: MIRFSSAGESHGEALISLIEGLPAGVPVDLEFVNRELWRRQQGYGRGGRMKIETDKAHVLSGVRHGKTIGSPVAIEIVNRDWKNWEEKLPVEAGDPAKHQVVASPRPGHADLAGALKYNFPDARYVLERASARESTSRVAAGAFAKLMLRELGIEILSHVIRVGHAELQRTATWDEIVAVNAKDEVLLGCVDPETEARMKEEVEQVSRTGDTVGGVFEVVVHGAPAGLGTYAQWDERLDGLLAWSVMSLQAVKAVEIGRGVTAAESFGSQVHDAIHYAQESNGRPTRFIREQNNAGGIEGGVSNGEDIVVRGYLKPISTLRRPLESVRFDTREATNAAYERSDICVVPAAGVAAEAMVALTIADLVQRKFGGDSALEMKRNFAGYIEQIRSY